Proteins from one Capricornis sumatraensis isolate serow.1 chromosome 2, serow.2, whole genome shotgun sequence genomic window:
- the LOC138073639 gene encoding eukaryotic translation initiation factor 1A, X-chromosomal-like has translation MPKNKGKGGKNRHRGKNENESEKRELVFKEDGQVIKMLGNGRLEAMCLDGVKRLCHIRGKLRKKDNKADVILKYNADEARNLKAYGKLPEYVKINKTETFDPGDDDEIQFEDIGDDDEAIDDI, from the exons ATGCCTAAGAACAAAGGTAAAGGAggtaaaaacagacacagaggcaAGAATGAGAATGAATCTGAAAAGAGAGAGCTAGTGTTCAAAGAAGATGGGCAAGTAATCAAAATGTTGGGAAACGGACGATTGGAAGCGATGTGTTTAGATGGTGTTAAGAGATTGTGCCACATCAGAGGGAAACTGAGAAAGAAG GATAATAAAGCTGATGTAATCTTAAAATACAATGCAGATGAGGCTAGAAATCTGAAGGCTTATGGCAAGCTTCCAgaatatgttaaaataaataaaactgaaacattTGACCCTGGAGATGATGATGAAATCCAGTTTGAAGACATTGGAGATGATGATGAAGCCATTGATGATATCTAA